One Synechocystis sp. LKSZ1 genomic window, CCGATCAGCTTATAACGAGGGTGCCAGCGGTGTAGCCAAGAGTCTAGATGAGCGTACTGATCCAGTGCCATTGCTACAGGCCTCCCTCGATTAGTTTGGGCTTAACCCGTTGCAAAAACAAGACAAGCAGGGCCGTGAAAAACCCTTCAAGACCCACGATGGGAAGATGAGCTATCACCAGACCATAGACAGCCAAGCGTTCCGCTCCCTGGTCTAAATCATTGGGCAAAGTCAGCAAAATCAGACCCCAAAATATCAATAATGCTAGGCTCAGACCCAGACAACCGCTGATAAAGGCAAATATCGCCGTCAGCCAAGGAGTAGGCTCCCGTTGACCCAAATGATAGCGGAGTTGAAAAAGGAAGTAAGCTAGCAAGGCCGGTACGCCCATGATCACGGTATTGAGGCCCAAGGTTGTTAATCCTCCGTGGCCTAGGAGAACGGCCTGGAGAAAAAGACCGACCAAGATTGCGGGGATGGCGTAATAGCCCAACACCACGCCCAAGAGGCCATTCAAGACTAGATGAACACTGGCCGGGGGGAGAGGAATTCGCAAAGAGGAGGCCACAAAAAAAGCGGCGGTTAGTAAAGCGGCCTTGGGAATGCCTTGGCTGGGGTCAGCTTGACGGTTAATCTGACGTAGGGAAAACCAGGTTAACAGGCCCGTTAAGCCATACCCCGTGCCGCAAGCCCAGGCAGGCAGGAGACCATCAGGTAGATGCATGATCGGCCGACTCCCGACGACTGCGACTAAAGAATAAAGCAGTGCCAATGCAACCCCAAACCACCGACCCGAGGATTAAACCCCGTTGGCTCCAATGGAGCGGCTGCGGGCCCGATTGATTAACTGATTTCGCTAGAACATCCTGACCAGGTTTTGGGTTTATTTGTCCCATGGTCACGGGGATCACTAAAAATTGGCCATGGCCGGCCTGGCGGATACGAACTGCCCAGTCTCCCCCTTGGGAAGGTATAAAGGTAAATTGCCCCTGAGCATTGGTTTTTCCCTGTAACCAGGGTTGAGCGGGTTGGTTGGGGGCAAAGATCGAAACCTGAGCCTCGGCCATCGGCTGACCCCCATCATAGGTTGCGGTAATGTGATAAGACGGTACCACCTGGTATTGAATATCAACCCCATGGGCCCACGTGGCCGGCATTGTTCCCAGACCCCAAGCCATGGCCCCCCATCCCAACCACTGCTGCATCATAAATTTCCGCATCATAAGTACTTCGCTTGACAATGTCCTTCACCAACGTGACCTAGGGATAACCAAAGGGTTTCTAGTTTTTGGGCTTCCTCAGGCGGTAATTGACGGGCCAGTTCTGAAGCCGTGATCTCCAGTCGGTTCTGGGTTGCTAATTGAGCCAAGGGCCCAAAACCCAGGGCACCACGATTGAGTTCATCCTCTGAGGATAGGCTTCCATCGCCAAAGAGATGATCAAAATGAAAAGTAGCTTCTAGGTCGGCCTGGCCGGCAGAGGTGAGTAGTCCCTTGCGTTCCTCGCCCACGTAGTCTCCACAGACAAAGGCAACGTTTCGATCCAGTTTGAGGGTAAAGGGAATTTGTTGTGCTCCTTTTTGAGCCAGGCCCTGTAGAACTAGTGAATAACCAGCAGCATCTTTTAATAATTGCCAAGAAAGCGCATTGTAGTGGCCAGGTGGAGCCGGAATGGTTCCAACAAGAATAGTTTTAGTTTCAGCGGTTCTATCACCTGCGGCGAGGTCAACGGGCTGGGTGTCCTCTAAACTGACTTGCTGTTTTGCCCGCAAAGGCTGGGAGCCCTCGGGGTCAAAGCTGGGAGCGGTCTGATAGGCCGTCACAGCCCCTAAATTAACTGCAACTCGCTTAAAGTCTAAATGCCAACCATCTTTGCTGGTAAAACCCTGACGAATAAAATCCTCTCCATTGGCTCGGATAGTTAAGATTCCCTGGCTTGTTTTGGAGCTGACCTTTTCAGGACTGCTTTGACAGCTGGCTAGAAGAACCCCACATATGATTGGGCCCAGCAGACAGTTAATCAAAAAACGACGACTCAGCATTGATCCAAGGCTCGGTTGTGTAACCCTCAGTAAAGCAAGCTTTCCCAGCGACTTCAATGCGGTTAGGGGGGATACTTTCCGAGTCGTTGGTGTTATTCGTGGAGCGGGGAAAACACCGGGTGGAGGCACCGTCTCAACCCAGTGGCATCGTCAAGATATCCTAAGAACCAGGCATGGGATCTCAGGGTCATCAGTCTCACCCCGCCAAATCGAGTAAAGCCACCTATAATTTTGGAAAAATCCCGCTTAGCTGACCACAATGCAAAAAGTTCTGTACCTGTTTGGAGAACTCAACGACGATGACCTCGATTGGCTCATTGCCGCTGGCTCCATCGAGAAAATTCCTCCCACCGCGACACTAATTAAAGAAGGCGAGATTAGTGATGCTGTCTATATCCTGCTAGAGGGAACCGTGGTTGTTTCCGTTGCTGTTCTCGGCAGTTCCAAAGAAATTGCAACCCTCTCCAGTGGCGAAATTTTCGGCGAAATGTCCTTTATCGACCAACAACCCCCCTCCGCTACCGTCGAAACCCTAACCGAATCGTTGGTTTTGTCGGTTCCTTCTGCCCAACTCAAGGCCCGCTTGGCCCAAGACCTGAGTTTTGCCAGTCGTTTTTATCGAGCGATGGCCGTATTCTTGTCCGGTCGTCTGCGGATTGCCCTCACAGAACTCGATTTTGGGAAAGACTTTCTCTCTCCAGAACTGGCCCTGTCCCCTGCGTTGCTCGAATCCTTGCCCCTGGCCCAGGCGAGATTTGATTGGTTATTGAGACGAGTCAAAAATTCTCTGATGCCGAACTCTCCTGAATACTGAGGTTAGAAGAGGTAGTTAGAGGATGCTGAATAGCCAAAGCCCCTATGCTGCAGAGATTGTAGGGGAGGAAGAAAATTTTTTTGATGAAGGGGGTTGACTTTTTGGGAGGGTGTTAGTTATGATAGCTAAGCGCGGTTGAGAGCGAAAGCGAAACGCGCCCCGAACCTAGAAAAATCAATAGTTTGAAAGAAGTAAACCAGACCCTTGTTATTCAAGTAACTAAACAAAGAAGTCTAGTTGCTTGGCAAAGAGTATAACTCAGAGTCAAGGAATTAGCAAGCAAAAGAAGCCAAGAGAACTCACAAGTTGGTTTTTTTGAAGAAAAAAACAATGGAGAGTTTGATCCTGGCTCAGGATGAACGCTGGCGGTATGCCTAACACATGCAAGTCGAACGGTCACTTCGGTGATAGTGGCGGACGGGTGAGTAACGCGTGAGAACCTACCTTCTGGATGGGGATAACAGTTGGAAACGACTGCTAATACCCAATGTGCCGAGAGGTGAAAGATTTATTGCCAGAAGATGGGCTCGCGTCTGATTAGCTAGTTGGTGGTGTAAGGGACTACCAAGGCGACGATCAGTAGCTGGTCTGAGAGGATGAGCAGCCACACTGGGACTGAGACACGGCCCAGACTCCTACGGGAGGCAGCAGTGGGGAATTTTCCGCAATGGGCGAAAGCCTGACGGAGCAATACCGCGTGAGGGAGGAAGGTCTTTGGATTGTAAACCTCTTTTCTAGGGGAAGAAGTTCTGACGGTACCCTAGGAATAAGCATCGGCTAACTCCGTGCCAGCAGCCGCGGTAATACGGAGGATGCAAGCGTTATCCGGAATTATTGGGCGTAAAGCGTCCGTAGGTGGTGATACAAGTCTGCCGTCAAAGAGTGGGGCTTAACCCCATAAAGGCGGTGGAAACTGTGTGACTAGAGTTCGGTAGGGGTAGCGGGAATTCCCAGTGTAGCGGTGAAATGCGTAGATATTGGGAAGAACATCGGTGGCGAAAGCGCGCTACTGGGCCGAAACTGACACTGAGGGACGAAAGCTAGGGTAGCGAAAGGGATTAGATACCCCTGTAGTCCTAGCCGTAAACGATGGATACTAGGCGTGGCTTGTATCGACCCGAGCCGTGCCGAAGCTAACGCGTTAAGTATCCCGCCTGGGGAGTACGCACGCAAGTGTGAAACTCAAAGGAATTGACGGGGGCCCGCACAAGCGGTGGAGTATGTGGTTTAATTCGATGCAACGCGAAGAACCTTACCAAGACTTGACATCCCTGGAACCCCAGCGAAAGTTGGGGGTGCCTTCGGGAACCAGGAGACAGGTGGTGCATGGCTGTCGTCAGCTCGTGTCGTGAGATGTTGGGTTAAGTCCCGCAACGAGCGCAACCCACGTTTTTAGTTGCCAGCATTAAGTTGGGCACTCTAGAGAGACTGCCGGTGACAAACCGGAGGAAGGTGTGGACGACGTCAAGTCATCATGCCCCTTACGTCTTGGGCTACACACGTACTACAATGGTCGGGACAACGGGCAGCAAAACCGCGAGGTCAAGCGAATCCCAGCAAACCCGGCCTCAGTTCAGATTGCAGGCTGCAACTCGCCTGCATGAAGGAGGAATCGCTAGTAATCGCAGGTCAGCATACTGCGGTGAATTCGTTCCCGGGCCTTGTACACACCGCCCGTCACACCATGGGAGCTGGTCACGCCCGAAGTCGTTACTCCAACCTTTTAGGAGGAGGACGCCTAAGGCAGGGCTAGTGACTGGGGTGAAGTCGTAACAAGGTAGCCGTACCGGAAGGTGTGGCTGGATCACCTCCTTTAAGGGAGACCTTACCCACTTCATCTCGAAAGCAATCAGTAAATAGAGAGAAGATTGGTCAACCGAAAGGTCGAGCAAGGGGTTAGCCGAAGGGCTAACAGAAAAGGTAAAAATTCTTTCAAACTATAGCTAGGTGCTGGGAAAGGGCGAGGGCTATTAGCTCAGCTGGTTAGAGCGCACCCCTGATAAGGGTGAGGTCTCTGGTTCAAGTCCAGAATGGCCCACCTAACTAGCGTAAAGCCTAGAAAGTGGAAAAGATTCGGCATCCTATCTAAGGAATCGAGAGAGGAATTAGAGGGAATGCTGGATGAAAATCCAGTGAGAACCTTGAAAACTGCATATCGAAAAGAGAAAGCAGGGAAAGTTATTCGCAAGAATAGCAATCCTAAGAAATGGTCAAGCTACAAAGGGCTAACGGTGGATACCTTGGCACACAGAGGCGATGAAGGACGTAGCAACCGACGAAACGCTTCGGGGAGCTGGAAGCAAGCACTGATCCGGAGGTGTCCGAATGGGGAAACCCAGCATACTGCCCGCTGAATAAAATAGGCGGGAAAGAGCGAACCTGGTGAACTGAAACATCTTAGTAGCCAGAGGAAAAGAAAACAAAAAGTGATTCTCTAAGTAGCGGCGAGCGAAAGGGGAAAAGCCTAAACCAATCTTTACGAAGATTGGGGTAGTGGGACAGCAACGTGGACTGTAGAGATTAGACGAAGCAGCTGAAAACTGCACCAAAGGAGGTGAAAGTCCTGTAGTCGAAAGTCAAAACAGCCTAGCTGAATCCCGAGTAGGTTGGAACTCGTGGAATTCCGATTGAATCAGCCAGGACCACCTGGTAAGGCTAAATACTACTGTGTGACCGATAGCGAAAAGTACCGCGAGGGAAAGGTGAAAAGAACCCCGGCGAGGGGAGTGAAATAGAACATGAAACCGTTAGCCTACAAGCAATGGAAGGCTGATTAAACGGCTGACCGTGTGCCTGTTGAAGAATGAGCCGGCGACTTACAGGTTGTGGCAGGTTAAGGTGTTATGCACTGAAGCCAAAGTGAAAGCGAGCCTGAAGAGGGCGATAGTCACAATTTGTAGACCCGAACCCGGGTGATCTAACCATGGCCAGGATGAAGCTTGGGTAATACCAAGTGGAGGTCCGAACCGACTAATGTTGAAAAATTAGCGGATGAGCTGTGGTTAGGGGTGAAATGCCAATCGAACCCGGAGCTAGCTGGTTCTCCCCGAAATGTGTTTAGGCGCAGCGGTTGTAAAGTCAACCTGGGGGGTAAAGCACTGTTTCGCTGCGGGCGGCGAGAGCTGTACCAAAGTGAGGCAAACTAAGAATACCCAGGAAGAAACAACCAGTAAGACGGTGGGGGATAAGCTTCATCGTCAAGAGGGAAACAGCCCAGACCACCAGCTAAGGTCCCCAAATCATCACTAAGTGAGAAAGGAGGTGGGAGTGCATAGACAACCAGGAGGTTTGCCTAGAAGCAGCAATCCTTAAAAGAGTGCGTAATAGCTCACTGGTCAAGCGCTCCTGCGCCGAAAATGAACGGGGCTAAGTGATGTACCGAAGCTGTGGACTCAGATGTGAGTGGTAGGGGAGCGTTCTGTGTAGGGTGAAGCACTAGCGGCAAGCAGGTGTGGACAGCACAGAAGTGAGAATGTCGGCTTGAGTAGCGAAAATATGTGTGAGAATCACATACCCCGAAATCCTAAGGGTTCCTCCGGAAGGCTCGTCCGCGGAGGGTTAGTCAGGACCTAAGGCGAGGCCGAGAGGCGTAGTCGATGGACAACGGTTCAATATTACCGTACTGATTGTAAATTGTAGCGGGGGACGGAGAAGGCTAATGCAGCTAGATGATGGTTACTAGTCCAAGCATTCGAGGCGATGAGGAGCGGTGGAAACGCTCTGAGCGGAGGTGTGATGGGGAGTCTCTACGGAGACGAAGTGCATGATGTCAAGCTTCCAAGAAAAGCCCGGACTACGTTAATTTGCAGTTACCTGTACCCGAAACCGACACAGGTAGGAAGGTAGAGAATACCGAGGGGCGCGAGATAACTCTCTCTAAGGAACTCGGCAAAATGACCCCGTAACTTCGGGAGAAGGGGTGCCTGCGAAAGCAGGTCGCAGTGAATAGGCCCAGGCGACTGTTTACCAAAAACACAGGTCTCCGCAAAGTCGTAAGACGCAGTATGG contains:
- the cbiM gene encoding cobalt transporter CbiM, giving the protein MHLPDGLLPAWACGTGYGLTGLLTWFSLRQINRQADPSQGIPKAALLTAAFFVASSLRIPLPPASVHLVLNGLLGVVLGYYAIPAILVGLFLQAVLLGHGGLTTLGLNTVIMGVPALLAYFLFQLRYHLGQREPTPWLTAIFAFISGCLGLSLALLIFWGLILLTLPNDLDQGAERLAVYGLVIAHLPIVGLEGFFTALLVLFLQRVKPKLIEGGL
- a CDS encoding carboxypeptidase-like regulatory domain-containing protein — translated: MMRKFMMQQWLGWGAMAWGLGTMPATWAHGVDIQYQVVPSYHITATYDGGQPMAEAQVSIFAPNQPAQPWLQGKTNAQGQFTFIPSQGGDWAVRIRQAGHGQFLVIPVTMGQINPKPGQDVLAKSVNQSGPQPLHWSQRGLILGSVVWGCIGTALFFSRSRRESADHAST
- a CDS encoding DUF4382 domain-containing protein, whose protein sequence is MLSRRFLINCLLGPIICGVLLASCQSSPEKVSSKTSQGILTIRANGEDFIRQGFTSKDGWHLDFKRVAVNLGAVTAYQTAPSFDPEGSQPLRAKQQVSLEDTQPVDLAAGDRTAETKTILVGTIPAPPGHYNALSWQLLKDAAGYSLVLQGLAQKGAQQIPFTLKLDRNVAFVCGDYVGEERKGLLTSAGQADLEATFHFDHLFGDGSLSSEDELNRGALGFGPLAQLATQNRLEITASELARQLPPEEAQKLETLWLSLGHVGEGHCQAKYL
- a CDS encoding cyclic nucleotide-binding domain-containing protein; the encoded protein is MQKVLYLFGELNDDDLDWLIAAGSIEKIPPTATLIKEGEISDAVYILLEGTVVVSVAVLGSSKEIATLSSGEIFGEMSFIDQQPPSATVETLTESLVLSVPSAQLKARLAQDLSFASRFYRAMAVFLSGRLRIALTELDFGKDFLSPELALSPALLESLPLAQARFDWLLRRVKNSLMPNSPEY